From the Candidatus Manganitrophaceae bacterium genome, the window TGGGGTGAAACCCCACAAGCCGATACCAACCCCCGATTTCCCCCTATACAAACCGAACCGATACGAACCGAACCCAACGCAGCCGGCAAGGTTTGACCTTGCCGTTCCATTTTCAACTATGATAATCTTTGATCTCCAATCGGAGCCCGGCAATGCCTCGTCCCAAATCGGTCCTCTACATCTTCCTCCCCTGCAAAAAAGTCTACCCCTTGGGCGTCACCTACCTCGCCCACTTCCTCCACCAGCATCATCCCGAAGCGCCGCAGCGGATTCTTGATCTGTCTCAAATTGCCCGCCCGCACCGCCACGCCGCGCTCCGAGAAACGATCTCCGACTTTAAACCGGACCTGATTGCTTTTTCTTGGAGAGACATCCAATTGTTCGCACCCCACGAAGGGGACGGCTCGCTCAAATATGCTTTCGATTTCTACTACTCGCTGAACCCAATCAAGAAGGCAGCCGCGTCGATCCAGGGGCTGCGGCAGCTCTGGATCTACTACAGCAACCTCCGCGAGCACTTCACCTACTTCGAGCAGGTCCACCGCGAGTTCCCGCGGGTACAGGTCGCCGTCGGCGGCGGCGCTTTCTCGGTCTTCTCCGAGGCGATTATTCGGAGGCTGCCGGAGGGGATCGTCGGGATCATCGGTGAGGGGGAAGATGCGCTGCTGAATCTTTACGAAGACAAGACGATCATGAACGACCGCTGCATCTTCCGGAAGGGGGATCAAGTTTTTACCGGAACCCAGAAAGAGGTCGTCAAGCTCGACAACTCAATCCAAGACCCCGCCTACATCGAATCGATCTTCCCGCAGTACAAAGCCTACGTCGACGAGCCGATCGGAATTCAGACGAAGCGCGGCTGCCCGTACGATTGCCAGTTCTGCCTTTACACTTATATCGAAGGGAAGCGGGTCTATACCCGTCCGGCGGAGAATGTCGTCGCCGAGATGAAAGCGTTCTACGATCGGTGGGGAACGCGGCGGTTCTGGTTCGCCGACGCGCAGTGGATTCCGGGGTCGAAGTATTACCCCCACTGCGCCGAGACGATGGAGCGGATCGTCGCGAGCGGAATGAAGATCGAGTGGGGCGCCTATATCCGGACGAGCCTGATCACAAAAGAGCTGGCGGCGCTGATGGTGAAATCGGGATTGGGCGACACGGAAGTGGCGATCACCTCCGGCTCGCAGAAGGTCTTGGATGAGCTGAAGATGGGATTTCGGTTGGAGAAGCTCTACGAAGGATGCCGCTATCTAAAAGAGGCCGGCTTCGACGGAAAGGTGATCTTAAATTATTCGCTCAACTCCCCCGGCGACACCGAGGAGACGCTGATGGAGAGTGTCGCCTCGTATAAAAAGATCGTCGGAATCATGGGAGAGGGGCAGGTCTATCCGGCGCTCTTCTTCCTCGGGATCCAGCCGCACACCGGGCTCGCCGACCGGCTGGTGGAGGAGGGGTATCTCCCGCGCAACTACAACCCCT encodes:
- a CDS encoding radical SAM protein encodes the protein MPRPKSVLYIFLPCKKVYPLGVTYLAHFLHQHHPEAPQRILDLSQIARPHRHAALRETISDFKPDLIAFSWRDIQLFAPHEGDGSLKYAFDFYYSLNPIKKAAASIQGLRQLWIYYSNLREHFTYFEQVHREFPRVQVAVGGGAFSVFSEAIIRRLPEGIVGIIGEGEDALLNLYEDKTIMNDRCIFRKGDQVFTGTQKEVVKLDNSIQDPAYIESIFPQYKAYVDEPIGIQTKRGCPYDCQFCLYTYIEGKRVYTRPAENVVAEMKAFYDRWGTRRFWFADAQWIPGSKYYPHCAETMERIVASGMKIEWGAYIRTSLITKELAALMVKSGLGDTEVAITSGSQKVLDELKMGFRLEKLYEGCRYLKEAGFDGKVILNYSLNSPGDTEETLMESVASYKKIVGIMGEGQVYPALFFLGIQPHTGLADRLVEEGYLPRNYNPFSMNPLMIKKLLYNPPPLGKIITKACLKAWENQKRIPTDPFAKRNIAYADDSLANIFEGNTGRAALLNLEAELKARGVKAAS